GTCCTTCAGCTGGCCGTCTCGCGCTCCTGGCCTGTGCATCAGTTGGACGTTTCCAACGCCTTCTTGCACGGTCATCTCGCCGAGCAGGTGTTCTATGAGCGGCCTATTGGTTTCGTCGAAGCCGAGCACCCTGACTTCGTGTGCTTGCTCTCCCGCTCTCTTTACGGGTTGAAGCAGGCGCCTAGGGCTTGGTACCAGCGTATTGCAGCTTTCCTGCAGTCTCTGGGCTTTCGGTCCACTCGCTCCGATGCCTCACTCTTTGTGTATCATCAGGGAGCTGACACTGCATATCTGCTgctctacgtcgacgacatcaccCTCACGGCGTCCGCCCCCGATCTCCTTCAGCGGTTGACTGCTCGTCTTCGTGATGagttcgccctcaaggacttggggCCCCTACACTACTTTCTCGGCATCGAGGTGATCCGCCGGGCTGACAGTTTCTTTCTGCATCAGCAGAATTACGCCCACGAGCTCCTTGAGCGTGCCGGGATGCTCAATTGCAAGCCGGCGCCCACCCCCGTCGACACGAAGGCGAAGGTCTCTGCTCTGGAGGGGTCTCTCGCGTCTGATGGAGCATTTTATCGCTCTATCGTCGGTGCTTTACAGTACTTGATGCTGACTCGCCCCGACCTGCAGTACGCTGTTCAGCAGGTGTGCCTCCATATGCACGCCCCGCATGACTCTCACTGGACTTTGGTGAAGCCTATCCTCCATTACATATGCGGCACCATGTCCTTGGGactcaccctgacggcctccgcctccaccgaccTCGTGGCCTACTCGGATGCTGACTGGGCTGGCTGCCCCGACACGCGACGCTCTACGTCAGGCTACTGCGTCTACCTTGGCCCCTCATTGATCTCTTGGTCATCGAAGCGGCAGCCCACAGTCTCCGGCTCCAGCGCTGAGGCAGAGTATCGCGCCGTGGCTAATGCCGTGGTTGAGTGCTCTTGGATACGTCAGCTGCTCCAGGAGTTGCTTTGTGATGTTCACAAGGCCACTTTtgtctactgcgacaacgtcagcgcggtctacctctccgccaacccggtgcaccatcgacggacgaagcatattgagcttGATATTCACTTCGTGCGCGAGCAGGTTGCCCTTGGCCGTGTTCGGGTTCTCCACGTGCCGACGACGCAACAGTTTGCTAATGTGATGACTAAGGGATTGCCTACTCCCGTCTTCGAGGAGTTTCGGTCCAGTCTCTGTGTCTCCAgcgacgcttcgactgcggggggtgTTGAGTATATATTTTGTATTGCACGTGTATTGGAGTTGTGGCCCACCTCCTAGTCTTGTATAGTTGAGCTAGAGGCCTTTCCTTGTATTATATATACGTGCACCAGCACCCCACTCAATATATCGTATTGCAAACAGAAAtgttaacgcccacacgtgtgggcgttagccaTCTCAACCACACGCCCCATCGCCGTCCAGCAGCatctgcacgaatcttggcacgTTTTGGCCGATTTTATGTGCCACGTAGGACAAGGCGCGTGTGTGGTGTGTGAGAGAGGTCGCCCACACATTCGTTTTACCACACGGAGGGgccggtgtgtgggcgtttagcagTTCGCCCACACACCAGTTTTCAGTCACGCACAAGGGCTGGTGTGTGCGCGTTTGCCATCTCGCCCACACGCCCGCCTCCTCTCCCACACCCAAGCTGCCAGTTGTTATGTGTTTTTGCagtgtacatggcaactgccctagtgtgaTTGCAAGaagatggcaactctcttttttttttactccgaacatgtcagttgccatatattttgcatggtacatggcaaactgccctagcgtgcacgtaagcagatggcaactctttcttttttacatggcaactgccctagcgtgcttgtgagcacatggcaactctctcttttacccgaacatgtttttttgccatgcttttttttgtagcgctacatggcaactgcctagtgttagtaggtggcaactcctaaaattttgaaatcatggcaactgcagtAGACCAGACCACACATGGCAACAGCTGTAGTTGTCCAAAAAAATGGCAATCTAGAACTTTGACttgagatggcaactgcagttgagcaaacatggtaactgtagttgtccgacatggcaaccgtagttcagcgacatggcaactgcactTAAACGAACATGGACGAGGTTTCGGCCCATGGCAACTTCGGGCGCGCGGTAAAGTGTCACgtggggcgtgcgggaccacgaggtacgaggcctgacgtaccgggcgtgtgggcgttatctatttTGCCCACACGCACGCGTGTAAGAGGGACCGGGAGGGAAAAAAAGGGGCGTGTGGGCGCTAGTTATTTTGCCCACACACAGACGTGTGGGCTGGTCCTCTTAGAGACCACACAGAACGTGTGAGCAGATCCCTTAACGCCTACACATGTGGCACTTAGCGGCGTCCATTGCAAATTATCTGTCTACACTTTATGTCAAAAACGCAGCCGGAACAAATAATGCAAAAGCGCAGTCGTAATATAGTATTTTAGGGCACCACTTTCACCTGATCTGCTACGGCAGAAATAACGTGTCGTCATCTCGTATCTCCATACTCCATACCCAGATTCCAAGATCCGCCTCTTCCTCCCTTCTTGTTGAGCCTTCTCAACAAACACATGGTAACCACATGATCCGGTACGTATATACCGATTCTCCTCTTCTCCCGCGCGCGTTTTCCTCAACAACAGAGATCGATCAGATGCAACAGCGGTGTCCTAATTCATCAAGCCGTATTGATCAATTCACTTCGGTCTGATCATACCGTGATCAAGGTCCATGCATGGCATTAACAAATTAATCATTAATTATTCTTGTGTGTTCAATTCGTGTTCCTTTTGTTGATGCATTTGTTCTTGTTGTGCTGTAGGCCTTGAtcgatccatccatccatggCCATCAAGGGCAACTCTGGTGAGTACAAGGCGCGGAGCCCGCTGGGCATGGTGATCGCCGTCCTGCTGTGCTGCTTCTTCTACGTGCTCGGCGCGTGGCAGCGCAGCGGCTACGGCAAGGGTGACCGCATCGCGGTGGCGGTGACCCGGCAGACGGCCTGCTCCGGCGCCTCTGCCGCGGGGCTCAGCTTCGAGACGCACCACACCGGCGGCCTGGCcaacgcgacgacgtccggccttggcggcgagccgccgccgccgtgcgcgGCAGCGCTCGCGGACCACACTCCCTGCCACGACCAGGATCGCGCCATGAAATTCCCGCGCAAGAACATGGTGTATCGGGAGCGGCACTGCCCGTCGGACGGCGAGCGGCTGCGGTGCCTCGTGCCAGCGCCGCCTGGGTACGTGACGCCGTTCCCGTGGCCCAAGAGCCGCGACTACGTCCCTTACGCCAACGCGCCGTACAAGAGCCTCACCGTTGAGAAGGCCGTCCAGAACTGGGTCCAGTACGAGGGCGCCGTATTCCGTTTTCCCGGCGGCGGCACCCAGTTCCCCCACGGCGCCGACAAGTACATCGACCAGCTCGCCTCCGTCGTCCCCTTCGCCGACGGCTCCGTCCGCACCGTCCTCGACACCGGCTGCGGCGTAAGCCATTATTCACGTTTTCTTCTGATACATGCATGGTCCATTCGCGCACTGTCATTCATCGATCTCGTTTACGTCCATGTGGGTGCAGGTGGCGAGTCTCGGCGCGTACCTGGACTCCCGTGGCGTGATGGCCATGTCGTTCGCACCGCGCGACTCGCACGAGGCGCAGGTGCAGTTCGCGCTGGAGCGCGGCGTGCCGGCCTTCATCGGCGTCCTGGGGTCCGTCAAGCTCCCATTCCCTCCAAGATCCTTTGACATGGCGCACTGCTCCCGGTGCCTCATCCCGTGGTCCGGCAACGGTGAGCTAGCACTCGACGCGATCGACACGTATGCCATTGCCATTGCCATTGTCATGATTTGGTCTATATATATAAGGAAGGAAGTTTTGATGCAGGCGGGATGTACATGATGGAGGTGGACCGGGTGCTCCGGCCGGGCGGCTATTGGGTGCTCTCCGGCCCGCCGATCAACTGGAAGGCGAATCACAGGAAGTGGGAGCGCGCGGAGGAGGACCTGGCCGGCGAGCAGAAGAGGATTGAGGAGTACGCGCAGATGCTCTGCTGGGAGAAGGTCACCGAGATGGACGAGATTGGCGTGTGGCGGAAGCGGACGGACACGGCAGCGTGCCCGGCCATGCCGCCGGCGGTCCGGGCCTGCGACCCGGCCAATCCCGACGACGTCTGGTGAGATCAATATCGATCGAGATTGGCCGTCAGACTTTGAGTCAAATTAACGGATTCAAAACGTCACGTCGACGTTTCCCGCGGTACACGGACGGAACTGAAAGATGTTGAGTTGGGCCTGCACAACAGGTACAAGAACATGGAGACGTGCATCACGCCGTCCTCCACTGCCGCCGGAGGAGAACTGCAGCCATTTCCGGAACGGCTGAAGGCCATCCCGCCGCGGATAAGTTCCGGCGCCGTCCAGGGCTTCACCGTGGAGTCGTACGAGGAGGAGAAGCGACGGTGGGAGAGGCATGTGAAGGCATACACGAAGGTCAACTACAAGCTCGACACCAAGCGGTACCGGAACATCATGGACATGAACGCTGGCGTGGGCGGCTTCGCGGCGGCGATCTTCTCCCCCATGTCCTGGGTGATGAACGTGGTGCCCACCGCCGCCGAGCTCTCCACCCTCGGCGTCATCTATGAGAGGGGCCTCATCGGCATCTACCATGACTGGTAAGCTAGTTTTGCTTGCCTTGGTCTACAAGATTTCATTTTATTTACTAGCAaaagggcccgtgcgttgcaacgggagaaaagaATGCCACACGCTCTTAATTTATAAAAAAGTCTATAATTTGAGTATTTGTAGCTACGGCCCAAACAAAGATGGTTTTTTCCTACAAAAGCGCAAGTTCAAGATTCCACATGTCTTCTATTTAAACAAGGCTTGCATGTAGATTTAAtacgtatatgaaagaaagacgGATAATGCACTGTTGATTAAGATTGCACTCTAGATTGTATTTTTTTAAATGGTTAGTAGGTAAAATAACATTATATTAGATTCTCTATATTTTCCTAATCAAATtccatatataacatgttaaatttGAAGTTACGGTTTAGAAGATATGAGTATTTTAAAAAACATTTGATATGTACTACGGGTTTAATGTCAAAAACATCAAGGAATTTTCTATAAAATAACATGACGGACTAAAAATAcctatttcttttattagtaggtatagaattatagatatagatttatttttttgaaaaacaGGATGACCCCCTCTGCATCAATCGAtgcatgaagatgatgatgcgaAGAGATGTTGTTgattcgtcttcttcttcttcaggtGTGAAGCATTCTCTACCTACCCAAGAACCTATGACCTCATCCATGCCAATGGAGTATTCAGCCTCTACAGGGATAAGTGAGTGAGCCACTCAAAGAGATCTTAACTGCTGGTAATTGTAATGTACGTACATCCCTGACAAGCTAGCTGATGGGTTGGTGGGTGGATCAGGTGCAAGATGGAGGACATCCTGCTCGAGATGGACCGGATTTTGCGCCCTGAGGGCACGGTGATCCTCCGGGATGACATCGATATCCTATTGCGGGTGGACAAGGTGGCGATGGGGATGCGATGGAAGACGATGATGGTGAACCACGAGGACAGCCCGCACATCCGAGAGAAGGTGCTCTACGCCGTCAAGCGCTACTGGACCGCCGACAGCGACAAGAGCTCCCAAGAGAAGAAGGCAACTTCTTCTGAGGTGTGAAATGGTAGCACTGCAACTCAGGAGATCAGTGTGTGTTTATTTCAACTTCTTGTGAGTTTCTCTCGAGTGTAGCAGTGAGATCAGCACGTGTATTCCTTTTTGATTACGTCGTGTAGGATGAACACTTATTTTCCATTTTTTCGAGATGAGATGGTAGGAAATATTCGACACAAAGATCTACGTACCATTTTCTGCCAGTCACAGATTCAAGAATGTTGTTATGGCACTCAGAATTCGCATTCTCATGGTCGTTTTCACCGCCATTGTTCCCATTCCAACTAGTACGTGTATATTATTGTCGTATAAAAATTTGTGTATAGAATTACTCAAATATTGAATAACGACGCCTGGGGAGTGCAGTTATCGAGAGAAACAGTTTCTGGAAACTAGCATGACAACAGGCATCATAACTTCAAAGTTGCATCAACTAAACAATTCTATCTCTAATATTGCGCATTCTGATTATCCATCTTAGAGCATCTGCAACCAGACCCTCGTATCGTCCGCAAACGTCCGGGTGGACAGCCAGGTTTAGTGAACCATCACCAGAATGCGACCCAGCTGCACACCTCAAACCAGCCCTATACATCTGGGTTGTCCGGCACCTTTCAAACCCAGTCCATATCTGGAGCTGATATGGGGAGGCCCGGACGCGTCGGTCACATCAGATCCGACAAACCAGCCCCACCCAAATAGTCCACCAAAAAAATTGGATTAGTTTGAATTGCTCACCACATATGTCACGTGGTACCTAGTCCACCAAATTGAATGTCCTCTTCCCGTGTCTGTCGTCCATTTCCTACCGCCGAGCCTTCACCGACCTCCGCCCTTGGTCCTGTCCGTGCCGCCGCCCTCTTAGATAACGTCTCCGAGTAACCTGTCCCACACTGTCGGCATGCATGATGCCTCGATGGAGTCTGTGGGGCTCCCATCCGTGGGGTAAGTTGCAACGCGGAGAATGTCGTCTGCGGGAGGGGCGAAGGAAGCAACGTGAGCACGAAGCTGCGGACAAGGGGGCGAAGGAAGCAGCGTGAGCGGGAAGTTCCAGACAAGGAGGTGGTCCACATCAACGTGGATTATTCTTGTATCGCCTACCTATGAATTGTCGTACTTTCTTTTGGCATGTGTTGATTTGTGGTTTATTTTGCTTTGTGTTGCATTGTTGAATTGGTGGTGAATTTGTTCTACACGATGTATTTGAGGGTTTGGATATGAGGGGTGTggttgtgatgcccccgattcaatcatacactaatcatacacgcaaacatgtacgatcaagatctgggactcacgggaagatatcacaacacaactctaaaaataaaataagtcatacaagcatcataatacaagccaggggcctcgagggctcgaatacaattgctccaTCATAGACGAgccagcggaagcaacaatatctgagtacagacataagttcaacaagtttgccttaagaaggctagcacaaacagggatacagatcgaaagaggcgcagacctcctgcctgggatcctcctaaattactcctggtcgtcgtcagcggcctgcacgtagcagtaggcacctccagtgtagtaggagtcgtcgtcgacggtggcgtcaagctcctgggctccagcatctggttgcgacaaccaggtagaatggaaagggggaaaagagggagaaaagcaaccgtgagtactcatccaaagtactcgcaagcaaggagctacactacatatgcatgggtatatgtgtaaagggccatatcggcggactgaactgcagaatgccagaataagagggggatagctaatcctgtcgaagactacgcttcaggccacctccatcttgcagcatgtagaagagaatagatggtaagttcaccaagtagcatcgtatagcataatcctacccggcgatcccctcctcgtcgccctgttagagagtgatcaccgggttatatctggcacttggaagggtgtgttttattaagtatccagttctagttgtcataaggtcaaggtacaactctgggtcatccttttaccgagggacacggctattcgaatagataaacttccccgcaggggtgcaccacataacccaacaccttgatcccatttggccggacacactttcctgggtcatgcccggcctcggaagatcaacacgtcgcagccccatcgcccattgcacacctgcacattgcgtacgcggccggaagcagacctagcccccttaatacaagagcgaGCTTAcagtccaatgcggcgcgcgccactcagtcgctgacgtcaaaaagagcttcggatgataccacgacgccgagtgcccataactgttcccgcgtagttggttagtgcgtatagaccaaatggccagactcagatcaaataccaagatctcgttaagcgtgttaagtatccgcgaacgccgaccagggccaggcccacctctctcctaggtggtctcaacctgccatgtcgctccgccacaaagtaacagttgggggccatcaggaacccaggcccacctctaccgggatggagccacctgtcctttcagccccctcatcagaatcacttgcgggtactcaacgagctgacccgactttagtcaccacatgtgttatgtatataatgtatatagtatatacccgtgatcacctcccgaagtgatcacgacccagtagtatagcatggcagacagaaaagagtgtagggccactgatggaacactagcatcctgtgctaagcagtaggatagcaggtaagggtaacaactgtagcaacaatgacaggctatgcatcagaataggattaaccgaaagcagtaacatgctacactactctaatgcaagctgtatagagaagaataggcgatatctggtgatcaagggggggggcttgcctggttgctctggcaagtaggggtcgtcaacagtgtagtcggtcggggcaccagcagcgacgccggtctcgtagtctaccggagagaagagggggaagaaacaatgaatataatgcaaacataagcatgacgatggaagacatgacaatgcgcggtgctaTGTGTTCCCTAACGtggtaggaggtggtaccggcgaagggggaaaacatccgggaaagtattctcggtgtttcgcgttttcggatagatgaatcggaggggaaaagttgcgagtTTGATATGTTAGGGGTGTGTTGTGAacgaacgggttgcgtatccggattcgtctcgtcgttctgagcaactttcatgtacaaagtttttccatccgagctacagtttattttatattaaattaaAAAGGACTTAATCACTTTCAGGAATTAACAGATTTAATTTAAACCAAAAATAGGTTTActacatcagcatgacgtcagcggtcaactgTGACCGTTGACCGGTCAAACTAACAGGTGGGGCCCGTTCGTCAATGTCTTAGACTAACTAagcaggtttaattagtttaattaagtcATTAGGTTAATTTAATCAGGATTAATTacgttaattaattctttaattaattaattaatattttaattatttttaatcattattattatttattCTTTTTTTATAAAAAAGTTCTGATGCTAGGCCCCACATGTCAATGGGCCAAGGGGACTTAACGGGCGCTGGGTACGGGTAACGGGCGGGCGAATCCGCTCGAACGGGCACGGGCAATGGGGCGCGCCAGGGCGCCAGCGCCGGTCGCGGGAGATGGCAGCGGGGGTGCGCGGTTGGAGCCGGGGGGGACCGGTGGCCGGAGGCGGCGCAGAGGGGTCAACGGCGCGGCAACAACAAGCAACATCAGAAGGCAGCAGCGGCCAAGTAGGGAGCGGCACGGGCGGGCGCTTGCGCGCGACGGCGCGGCCGGGGCGCGGTCACGGCGGACAGCTGGCGGGTACGGCGCGGGGAAGGGAGAAGGGAGTGGAGGCCGGAGGTGGCCTCACCGGCGTTGGAGAGaagcggggcggcgaggctcggggGCGACCGTTGTGGAGGAGGATGGGGACGGGGCGTCGTCGCGGCGTCGGGGAGGCGGACGcagccggcgaggaggaggacggggacgcggcgacggcggggcagcGTCAGGCGGCTTCGGGTCCTCGTGCGGCGGCAATGTCGGGTCGCGCGATGGTCGAGGCGGTgaagaagctgcggggcggaggCGGCTGCCCTCGGGCGCGGGCGTGCTCGCCGGAGTAGCGGCGAAGTCGATCGGGACAGCAGGGCGCCGGCGAGGAAGGGCGTCGCCGCGGCAGTGGTGGCGGTGGGGGGGCGCAGCGCCCCGATCCAGGTCGGGTCGAGGGGGGAGACGAGGGGGAGAGGGGAGTGGGGGGTTTCACCCCGATCCAGATTGGATCGGGAGGGGAAGAGGGAGTGGCGACGTGGGGGGGAGTGGGGGTGTAGTagtggctagggtttcgggaaAGGGGGTTATATGCGCAGTTGGGCCGGGGGAAGGAGCTAGGCTGGCCTGGGGTTGGCCTGGTGGCCGAACGGCCCGGGGGGGTtggtttcttttctttatttattttgtctTTCGTTTACCTTTCAcattttctgttttctttctAGTTTTATATATTTTTGTTTTATAAAAATGCCGAGCTAGCACCCAAATTAGTATCATTAATATTGGCCACTGCCAAACTTAGTTTGGACCCAAAGTAAATTAGTTTGATATTGTATAATTTAAAAAGCTATTAAATTATTATTTTAGTCACTGTTTTAACTAGTTTAGGGCATTTAACACTTTACAAAATTTTGGTTTCCCCACCATAATTACTTATGATTTATTTAACAcatttagaacattttagttttgacttaTGAAAACTTTAACTGTTTGACTTGATTTTAAATTTGAAATTTGAACGGGATTTGAATCATCGCaaggttaacaacagtaatcatggtgacgtggcatcattagcagaggttcactgtagcttaattatccgggcgtcacaattctcctccactacaagaaatctcgtcccgagatttaagaagGGAAGTGcggggaagggatttggttacgaaattctaacgagcgTACTCGATCTTCTCGGCCCTGGTTGCTTTTCTCGAAGAGGTCAATCCactacgttgatgtcttcatttctctgcttccagtcatcatgatgaagtcggcattcttttttgggaactccatcgtacttgcgaaagaataagggggtattctgggagaatggacctctgcaaggttgactatgcggtcaataacatcggggaaggtggtggaaagtaactctcgaattgaacttaagaaaatatcgagatcaaagtaaggaggtatcatggaaAGTTTCGAGCGGGTACGCAATCGCTCGATGTCTGAAACAGGGcatgaaaggggttcaaagcaacgggGATAAGTATTGCGTTTGATATCAGAATTGATGATCCCTCGAAAGGTGGTCGTGAATTATATACGAGGTCAcgcgcgaggaacaaccttgggaaccagtggtgtacaggagagtcaggttttgatcctgtggaactgtgggttatggacccaccatgtgggttaaaagtaggaagaggggtgacgtcttgcatgatcatgtaagcaaggcatgtcagagaataaCCGGTCGGTTATGTTGGCAGcatcgttggtaccaagggcgagggacgaagagaaccattttcctgctcgttgaaacgaggcggaccaataggcaaagttctcgtccatcggtggttaccgaaatgtcatcaataaTAGTAACACAGTCTTGCTGACACAGTTGcacaccaaggtgtttacataaccagaagaatattactgcttagatcatatagatcacaagcaacgttaaaccaaccaatggaaaggaaaatatgactATCAGATTAAACAGATCAATGGAAAGGagaatgtgtttaaacacatatttcaagggtatatccttccgaaggtcaagcagagcatgatatccatgttaggatataatgtagaaaactctttaggtaggggagagaaattccatgacattacccatacagcggtgtttggataattaagcaggaaacatttagtattgggcttcaaatgttcttgttgaaaatcggagtaccataggcatgcttcgagatagcattgacatggtcatcaggtgaagatcaaactttggaaacacaaaggatccatcaagaataacttgtagaataagtcttacaatttcctcatggaagaatggataaccttgctgaaaaggaatatgtaacaatagggcctccggccaggtgtgctatgCATGACAtaaccttaccgggtcatataaagaccaacattataactcttggaaatatgttccaaccatcacatctgaccgagattcagatctgattggtgtcacgatacctcagacttaggatgcctgagaagaaaaggtgcagcacaatttgacgagatgacattgtaagattctcgggaaatgaactatggaagcgagttccgaaacaagagtccatcagtaaaccaacgagaagatgaggaggtggctgatggaatcagcgacaattcatcgagattaacaaaagatggattccacaactatgtgaacaaggagatatcatttgtcagatcaaatggtataatgatgtatgctcgaggaaaacatacacaattaaacattggttgaaaggtgcacccgaaatatgggctgggttgcacgatCAATGTTTAGactggtgattcaataaccaatagtctaagaatgaactatcgaccatttacttcaaagcaatagggttgctagaagttttgaattcgcacgtcatagttcaattgtcggttttctggttagaaacaacacgaagaccaagaaagaatgatgatggtgagaagtatcactataccgagaattcttaagaggtggagtaatcctcacgacattcttgacataaaatatggtaatactccaaggtaaagaagaacaaatgctggatagcaaggaactcaaggtataactcagaacacgaacaagtttgtgttggagggaaggcaataaagtggttgatgacaacacaaatcatcgagggcaaggatggtatttcccatcatgaattcgattgatatcctgga
This genomic window from Aegilops tauschii subsp. strangulata cultivar AL8/78 chromosome 4, Aet v6.0, whole genome shotgun sequence contains:
- the LOC109777333 gene encoding probable methyltransferase PMT2, whose amino-acid sequence is MAIKGNSGEYKARSPLGMVIAVLLCCFFYVLGAWQRSGYGKGDRIAVAVTRQTACSGASAAGLSFETHHTGGLANATTSGLGGEPPPPCAAALADHTPCHDQDRAMKFPRKNMVYRERHCPSDGERLRCLVPAPPGYVTPFPWPKSRDYVPYANAPYKSLTVEKAVQNWVQYEGAVFRFPGGGTQFPHGADKYIDQLASVVPFADGSVRTVLDTGCGVASLGAYLDSRGVMAMSFAPRDSHEAQVQFALERGVPAFIGVLGSVKLPFPPRSFDMAHCSRCLIPWSGNGGMYMMEVDRVLRPGGYWVLSGPPINWKANHRKWERAEEDLAGEQKRIEEYAQMLCWEKVTEMDEIGVWRKRTDTAACPAMPPAVRACDPANPDDVWYKNMETCITPSSTAAGGELQPFPERLKAIPPRISSGAVQGFTVESYEEEKRRWERHVKAYTKVNYKLDTKRYRNIMDMNAGVGGFAAAIFSPMSWVMNVVPTAAELSTLGVIYERGLIGIYHDWCEAFSTYPRTYDLIHANGVFSLYRDKCKMEDILLEMDRILRPEGTVILRDDIDILLRVDKVAMGMRWKTMMVNHEDSPHIREKVLYAVKRYWTADSDKSSQEKKATSSEV